A single genomic interval of Lathyrus oleraceus cultivar Zhongwan6 chromosome 7, CAAS_Psat_ZW6_1.0, whole genome shotgun sequence harbors:
- the LOC127106806 gene encoding alpha-farnesene synthase, which produces MTKGSSINQSDLRRSANYRPNIWKDNFLQSLTSKYDKEEYAMQLNKWVIEVKCIFVQELEVTPKIELVDWIQKLGLAGHFEKEIDEFLQNIFVSAQNFNKFSVQDNMHVSTLCFRLLRQHGYHVFPADILSNLFDVTDNSFSSDAKDITELLEATHLSLDGEKVLDDAKKFAINWLKDAVNNKQLIPKYVIERVVHALELPSHWRVPWFDVKWHVKQYQTKKHMDSVLLELSKLNFNITQAKLQKEVKELSRWWEKLGLKKVMVFARNRLVESFMCAVGVASEAKYRSLRKWLTKIIIFVLMIDDVYDVQASYQELMAFTMAFQRWDAKELDEVPEYMKICFNALQDVTDEIAYEVGGEKNFNMVLQCLKKTWIEFCKALFVEAKWSKMGYIPSLQEYLSNASITSSGPLILIHSYIATMHELTNEIVEFSHTYQDLVYHVSLIIRLCNDLATAEAEKERGDAASSIACYMNEMEVSEEKARKHIQDIINSAWKKINGLCSTQNVLIEPFFNQAKNAARMAHTLYLNGDGFGIQDRDTKKHILSLLVKPF; this is translated from the exons ATGACGAAGGGGAGCAGCATAAATCAATCAGACTTGCGAAGATCTGCAAATTATAGACCCAACATCTGGAAAGACAACTTTCTGCAATCTCTTACCAGTAAATATGAT AAAGAAGAATATGCTATGCAGTTAAATAAGTGGGTGATTGAAGTAAAGTGCATTTTTGTTCAAGAGTTGGAGGTTACGCCAAAAATAGAGTTGGTTGATTGGATTCAAAAACTAGGGCTTGCCGGTCATTTTGAGAAGGAAATAGATGAGTTTCTTCAAAATATATTTGTCTCTGCCCAAAACTTTAACAAATTTAGTGTGCAAGATAATATGCATGTTTCTACACTATGCTTCAGGCTTTTAAGGCAGCATGGATACCATGTTTTTCCAGCAG ATATATTAAGCAACTTGTTTGATGTGACGGACAACTCATTTTCTAGCGACGCTAAAGATATTACAGAGCTTCTTGAGGCCACACATTTGAGCTTAGATGGTGAAAAAGTATTGGATGATGCCAAAAAGTTTGCAATAAATTGGCTCAAAGATGCTGTCAATAACAAACAACTAATTCCTAAATATGTTATTGAGAGAGTGGTCCATGCCTTGGAACTTCCTTCCCATTGGAGAGTACCGTGGTTTGATGTAAAATGGCATGTGAAGCAATACCAAACTAAGAAACATATGGACTCAGTTTTACTTGAACTGTCGAAATTAAATTTTAACATAACTCAGGCCAAACTTCAAAAAGAGGTCAAGGAATTGTCAAG ATGGTGGGAGAAACTTGGTTTAAAAAAAGTGATGGTTTTTGCAAGAAATAGGTTGGTTGAAAGTTTCATGTGTGCAGTAGGAGTTGCTTCAGAAGCCAAGTATAGATCTTTGAGAAAATGGCTCActaaaataattatttttgtaTTAATGATCGATGACGTTTATGATGTCCAAGCCTCATATCAAGAACTCATGGCTTTTACAATGGCATTTCAAAG ATGGGATGCCAAAGAACTTGATGAAGTTCCAGAGTACATGAAGATTTGCTTCAATGCACTTCAAGATGTCACAGATGAAATTGCTTATGAAGTTGGAGGAGAAAAAAACTTCAATATGGTGTTACAGTGCCTAAAGAAAACG TGGATTGAGTTTTGCAAGGCATTATTCGTGGAAGCAAAGTGGTCCAAAATGGGATATATTCCATCCTTGCAAGAATATCTAAGCAATGCATCAATTACATCTTCAGGGCCATTAATTCTAATCCATTCATATATTGCCACAATGCATGAATTAACAAATGAGATAGTTGAATTTTCTCACACATATCAAGATTTGGTTTACCATGTATCTCTCATTATTCGCTTGTGCAATGATTTGGCAACCGCGGAG GCCGAAAAAGAAAGGGGAGATGCTGCTTCGTCAATTGCATGCTATATGAATGAAATGGAGGTTTCAGAGGAAAAGGCAAGAAAACATATACAAGACATTATAAACAGTGCATGGAAAAAGATAAATGGACTTTGCTCAACTCAAAATGTTTTGATAGAACCATTTTTTAATCAAGCCAAAAATGCAGCACGTATGGCTCACACCCTTTATTTAAATGGTGATGGGTTTGGTATCCAGGATCGAGATACTAAGAAACACATTTTATCACTTCTTGTTAAACCCTTCTAG